A region from the Triticum aestivum cultivar Chinese Spring chromosome 3D, IWGSC CS RefSeq v2.1, whole genome shotgun sequence genome encodes:
- the LOC123074237 gene encoding zinc-finger homeodomain protein 9-like, which translates to MDVKYPNGSVKKVRQAAVAPGVEEVTYMECGRNHALASGGHVMDGCGEWMPLGDHNPADASSYKCAACGCHRNFHRKVMMKRSPPPPPPMVATVLHGLPQRREETLEDQLPGVDSDTDSDGTEYDSDATEYDSEGTDRPLGELQIQRLTAQRLPATAPPPHGVISKRKRSRTMFTADQKLRMQELSEHLGWRLQKRDKDIIEARCHDIGVSKNVFRNWMNNKKRKRLPQLASEPSCVTTIQPLSATPWAKITSADEESWWIVKTRVGRWEAIEIGTTIRSDSRLAPKVVFHGVPLEIMTILTTKLTAKDTWDTLRTIRLGVAHVYEATLATLSRHYSDIRFINCEMVETLPCASQA; encoded by the exons ATGGACGTCAAGTACCCCAACGGCTCCGTCAAGAAGGTGAGGCAGGCGGCCGTGGCGCCGGGGGTGGAAGAGGTGACGTACATGGAGTGTGGCAGAAACCACGCACTGGCTAGCGGTGGGCACGTCATGGACGGCTGCGGGGAGTGGATGCCTTTGGGGGACCACAACCCCGCCGACGCGTCGTCGTACAAGTGTGCGGCCTGTGGCTGCCACCGCAACTTCCACCGCAAGGTGATGATGaagaggtcgccgccgccgccgccgcccatggtGGCGACCGTGCTCCATGGCCTGCCGCAGCGCAGGGAGGAGACGCTGGAGGACCAGCTCCCGGGCGTCGACTCTGACACCGACTCGGATGGCACGGAGTATGACTcggatgccaccgagtacgactcgGAAGGCACGGA TCGCCCGCTAGGGGAATTGCAGATCCAGAGGCTCACCGCCCAGCGCTTGCCGGCGACGGCGCCACCGCCCCATGGGGTTATTTCGAAGAGGAAGCGGTCCCGCACCATGTTCACCGCCGACCAGAAGTTGCGGATGCAGGAGCTGTCGGAGCACCTGGGGTGGCGTCTGCAGAAGCGCGACAAGGACATCATCGAAGCAAGGTGCCACGACATCGGCGTCAGCAAGAACGTCTTCAGGAACTGGATGAACAACAAGAAGCGCAA GAGATTGCCGCAATTGGCATCGGAGCCTTCTTGTGTGACGACCATACAACCCCTCTCGGCAACACCGTGGGCTAAGATCACCAGTGCCGACGAAGAGTCGTGGTGGATCGTGAAGACTAGGGTG GGCCGCTGGGAGGCGATCGAGATCGGCACCACCATCCGAAGCGACAGCCGGCTAGCCCCTAAGGTAGTcttccatggtgttccactggaaataaTGACGATACTCACCACCAAGCTCACGGCCAAGGACACCTGGGACACCCTGAGGACGATCCGCCTTGGAGTGGCACACGTCTACGAGGCCACGCTCGCGACACTGTCCAGGCATTACAGCGACATCCGATTCATCAACTGCGAGATGGTGGAAACTTTGCCATGCGCATCACAGGCATGA
- the LOC123074238 gene encoding uncharacterized protein isoform X2: MDEGKYQQGWLAVGLPPAPVLAVTGIVTFFLYLSWQMDEFEEQLRHRTQAGFWVLIVLGLLALGVLAQHVLFDGEGRVAVPAAWRGQPEGGSGTSPWGVAALVALLLVLVSHSLGESEG; encoded by the exons ATGGACGAGGGCAAATATCAGCAGGGCTGGCTCGCCGTCGGCCTGCCGCCGGCGCCGGTGCTCGCCGTCACCGGCATCGTGACCTTCTTCCTCTACCTGTCGTGGCAGATGGATGAGTTCGAGGAGCAGCTGCGCCATCGCACCCAGGCAGGCTTCTGGGTGCTCATTGTGCTGGGGCTCCTCGCCCTGGGCGTGCTCGCGCAGCATGTGCTGTTCGACGGAGAGGGGAGGGTCGCCGTGCCGGCGGCATGGCGCGGCCAGCCCGAGGGCGGCTCCGGCACGTCGCCGTGGGGCGTCGCGGCCCTGGTGGCTCTGCTGCTGGTGCTAGTGTCTCACAG TCTGGGTGAAAGCGAAGGATGA
- the LOC123074238 gene encoding uncharacterized protein isoform X1: MDEGKYQQGWLAVGLPPAPVLAVTGIVTFFLYLSWQMDEFEEQLRHRTQAGFWVLIVLGLLALGVLAQHVLFDGEGRVAVPAAWRGQPEGGSGTSPWGVAALVALLLVLVSHRSDFQIFKPPGFR; this comes from the coding sequence ATGGACGAGGGCAAATATCAGCAGGGCTGGCTCGCCGTCGGCCTGCCGCCGGCGCCGGTGCTCGCCGTCACCGGCATCGTGACCTTCTTCCTCTACCTGTCGTGGCAGATGGATGAGTTCGAGGAGCAGCTGCGCCATCGCACCCAGGCAGGCTTCTGGGTGCTCATTGTGCTGGGGCTCCTCGCCCTGGGCGTGCTCGCGCAGCATGTGCTGTTCGACGGAGAGGGGAGGGTCGCCGTGCCGGCGGCATGGCGCGGCCAGCCCGAGGGCGGCTCCGGCACGTCGCCGTGGGGCGTCGCGGCCCTGGTGGCTCTGCTGCTGGTGCTAGTGTCTCACAGGTCCGACTTCCAGATATTCAAGCCCCCGGGGTTTAGATGA
- the LOC123074239 gene encoding protein REVEILLE 8-like, translating into MAERGGSGEGTSSSPGKKARKPYTITRPRERWCPDEHERFLDALLRFGRDWRKIEEHVRTKTAVQIRSHAQKYFLKVQRLGLAAGLPPPQHPSRRLAMSQQQISPADGTAVLHGQPQHCPTGVVQGPVGWTYPGPGVLPASNDMQNSDWAGSSGTSAWVSHGGAGSQTEPAAATHPGGSSFMGAPSFDDTSMDWTGSGSTGEASAIADAEDETIPLPLSPDDMHFARVYRFIGDIFDPATPCRIEAHLQKLKDMDGITVKTILLVLRNLETNLTAPQFEPIRRLLSRYDPGRGLSGQL; encoded by the exons ATGGCGGAGAGGGGAGGAAGCGGCGAGGGGACGtcgtcgtcgccggggaagaaggccAGGAAGCCCTACACCATCACCAGGCCCAGGGAGCGGTGGTGCCCCGACGAGCACGAGCGCTTCCTCGACGCCCTCCTCAG GTTCGGCCGCGACTGGAGGAAGATCGAGGAGCACGTCCGCACCAAGACCGCGGTGCAG ATACGCAGCCATGCGCAGAAGTACTTCCTCAAGGTCCAGAGGCTGGGCCTCGCCGCCGGGCTGCCACCGCCGCAGCACCCGAGCCGCAGGCTCGCCATGTCGCAGCAGCAGATCTCGCCGGCCGACGGGACGGCAGTGCTGCACGGACAGCCGCAGCATTGTCCAACCGGTGTTGTTCAGGGTCCCGTCGGCTGGACCTATCCGGGACCGGGAGTTCTTCCGGCGTCCAATG ACATGCAGAACTCGGACTGGGCGGGCAGTTCAGGCACTTCAGCCTGGGTGAGCCATGGAGGTGCAGGGAGCCAGACTGAACCAGCTGCAGCAACACACCCAG GTGGCAGCTCATTCATGGGGGCGCCGAGCTTCGACGATACGAGCATGGACTGGACTGGCAGTGGCAGCACAGGCGAAGCGTCGGCGATCGCCGACGCGGAGGACGAGACGATTCCGCTCCCGTTGTCGCCGG ACGACATGCATTTCGCGCGGGTGTACCGGTTCATCGGCGACATATTCGACCCAGCCACGCCGTGCCGCATCGAGGCCCACCTGCAGAAACTCAAGGACATGGACGGCATCACCGTGAAGACG ATCCTGCTGGTGCTAAGGAACCTGGAGACCAACCTGACAGCACCTCAGTTTGAGCCCATC AGGCGGCTGCTGTCGAGGTATGACCCCGGGCGAGGCTTGTCTGGCCAGTTATAG
- the LOC123077648 gene encoding glycine-rich cell wall structural protein 1.8, which translates to MGGGHDMHGGHSGGVKGFVSSLVGGGKSHGYGGQGHGCDQGYGGHGQQQHGYGGHVQQHGYGSHGQQQGYGGHGQHGYPPPAAGACPPYGGYPAQGYAPAAYPAQPAPHHGGHMGSYHTGHGGGHGHGYSGGKHMGGGKHGGRKWK; encoded by the exons ATGGGCGGCGGGCACGACATGCACGGCGGCCACAGCGGCGGAGTGAAGGGCTTCGTGTCCAGCCTCGTCGGCGGCGGCAAAAGCCACGGGTACGGCGGCCAGGGGCACGGTTGCGACCAGGGCTACGGCGGCCACGGGCAGCAGCAGCACGGGTACGGCGGCCACGTGCAGCAGCACGGGTACGGCAGCCATGGGCAGCAGCAGGGGTACGGCGGCCACGGCCAGCACGGGTACCCTCCGCCCGCCGCCGGTGCTTGCCCCCCGTACGGCGGCTACCCGGCGCAAGGCTACGCGCCGGCGGCGTACCCCGCGCAGCCCGCGCCACACCACG GTGGGCACATGGGATCGTACCACACCGGGCACGGCGGCGGGCACGGGCACGGCTACTCCGGCGGGAAGCACATGGGCGGCGGCAAGCACGGCGGCAGGAAGTGGAAGTGA